A section of the Macadamia integrifolia cultivar HAES 741 chromosome 9, SCU_Mint_v3, whole genome shotgun sequence genome encodes:
- the LOC122089851 gene encoding uncharacterized protein LOC122089851, with protein sequence MDEGERVSGESDLGDHDGRPPDRGRQSLLTDFWQKKEVSSARIGSAPPPPPLQEDGLEAVAHEKKASYSTIVGGGIPDVDTLPDPFQVGSLTTVIIPQEVYEERLGTFRFALIRRTNFRFVSLDDICQEVKNTWTLKGRIAFAPMSKGFFLLQFEIEADMIMIWKRNIVKVGTQTIRFQRWKRDFNVHEKQAVTKMVWIRFPDLPMEYWHEKILLTMAKAAGRPMAIDRRTRVATMGGYARLW encoded by the coding sequence atgGACGAAGGAGAGAGAGTCTCTGGCGAGAGCGATCTGGGCGACCACGATGGTAGGCCACCGGACAGAGGCAGGCAGTCCCTCCTCACGGATTTCTGGCAGAAGAAGGAAGTTTCGTCTGCAAGGATTGGTTcggcaccaccaccaccaccactacaagAGGATGGGCTGGAGGCGGTTGCTCATGAAAAAAAggcctcttattccactattgtGGGCGGTGGAATCCCAGATGTTGATACTCTGCCTGACCCCTTCCAGGTTGGATCTTTGACAACGGTTATCATCCCGCAGGAGGTTTACGAAGAAAGATTAGGAACTTTCAGATTTGCACTAATAAGACGAACAAACTTTAGATTTGTTTCCTTGGATGATATTTGTCAAGAGGTGAAGAACACATGGACGCTGAAAGGAAGGATTGCTTTTGCGCCAATGAGCAAAGGATTCTTTCTCCTACAGTTTGAAATAGAAGCTGACATGATCATGATTTGGAAAAGAAACATTGTGAAGGTTGGTACCCAGACCATTAGATTCCAACGATGGAAAAGGGATTTCAATGTTCACGAAAAACAAGCAGTGACAAAGATGGTCTGGATTCGTTTTCCAGATTTGCCGATGGAGTATTGGCACGAAAAAATTCTGCTTACCATGGCCAAGGCGGCAGGTAGGCCAATGGCGATTGATCGTCGAACTCGAGTAGCTACAATGGGAGGTTATGCCAGGTTATGGTag
- the LOC122089849 gene encoding beta-glucosidase 18-like isoform X2, whose protein sequence is MGRATVVVEVGVVIVLLQLVSSINCILDRSQFPETFLFGTSTSAYQVEGGYLEDNKSLSNWDVFTKISGRFKDGSNGDIADDHYHRFMEDVELMHSLGVNSYRFSISWSRVLPSGRFGEINPKGIEFYNKLINALIHKGIQPFVTLIHYDIPQELEDRYGSWLNSQIQEDFGYFADVCFRAFGDRVKYWVTLNEPNFMVLFGYLFGSYPPCHCSKMYGDCQFGDSKTEPYIAAHNIILSHATAVDIYRKKYQVEQGGMIGIVMNTYWYEPFRNLPADRLAVQKALSFFVGWFLDPIILGEYPPEMQRLLGLRLPKFSLEEKKKLENKLDFIGINHYTTLYAKDCMFSQCDYDTHQWLWDASVWLTGEKNGIPIGVPTAMPRFYVVPYGLEKVVSYLKERYNNTPMFITENGYPQGNNPSDSIEDFLNDSRRVEYISNYMDSLTVAMRHGADVRGYFIWSLLDNFEWNFGYTLRFGLYHVDFNTLKRTPKLSAEWYKQFLTGAKTLKQKGSETEVRQQLHY, encoded by the exons atggGAAGAGCAACAGTGGTAGTAGAAGTGGGAGTAGTTATTGTGCTTCTGCAACTGGTATCATCCATTAACTGTATCTTGGATCGCAGCCAATTCCCTGAAACATTTCTTTTTGGAACTTCAACTTCTGCTTACCAG GTTGAAGGTGGCTACTTAGAGGACAACAAAAGCCTCAGCAATTGGGATGTATTCACCAAAATATCAG GGAGA TTCAAGGATGGAAGTAATGGAGATATTGCTGATGATCACTATCATCGTTTCATG GAAGATGTGGAGCTAATGCATTCACTGGGAGTTAATTCCTACAGATTCTCCATTTCATGGTCAAGAGTCCTCCCAA GTGGTAGATTTGGAGAGATTAATCCCAAGGGAATCGAATTCTACAACAAGCTCATAAATGCCCTCATACACAAAG GGATACAACCATTTGTTACATTAATCCATTATGATATTCCTCAAGAACTTGAAGACCGATATGGATCATGGTTGAATTCCCAAATACA GGAAGACTTTGGATATTTTGCAGATGTGTGTTTCAGAGCTTTTGGAGATAGAGTGAAGTACTGGGTCACCTTAAATGAGCCAAATTTCATGGTGTTATTCGGTTACCTCTTCGGGAGTTACCCACCGTGTCATTGTTCCAAGATGTATGGTGATTGTCAATTTGGAGATTCTAAAACAGAACCATACATTGCAGCACACAATATAATATTATCACATGCAACTGCTGTTGACATCTATAGAAAAAAATATCAG GTTGAACAAGGAGGTATGATTGGGATTGTGATGAACACCTACTGGTATGAACCATTTAGAAATCTTCCAGCAGATCGGTTGGCAGTTCAGAAAgctctttcattttttgttggatG GTTCTTGGATCCCATAATCCTTGGTGAATACCCTCCTGAGATGCAGAGACTCTTGGGTTTGAGGTTACCAAAGTTttcattagaagaaaagaagaaacttgaGAACAAGCTTGATTTTATCGGAATCAATCATTATACAACTCTTTATGCTAAGGACTGCATGTTCTCTCAATGTGATTATGATACACATCAATGGTTATGGGATGCCTCTGTATGGCTCACAGGGGAAAAGAATGGGATCCCTATTGGTGTTCCG ACTGCAATGCCTCGCTTCTATGTCGTTCCTTATGGCCTCGAGAAGGTTGTCAGCTATTTGAAAGAAAGATACAACAACACCCCAATGTTCATCACAGaaaatg GATACCCACAAGGGAACAATCCCAGTGATTCTATTGAAGACTTCCTCAATGATTCAAGAAGAGTAGAATATATAAGCAACTACATGGATTCCTTGACAGTAGCTATGAG GCATGGAGCTGATGTAAGGGGTTATTTCATATGGTCGCTTCTCGATAATTTTGAATGGAATTTTGGGTATACTTTGCGGTTTGGGCTTTATCATGTGGACTTCAACACATTAAAGAGAACTCCTAAACTATCAGCAGAGTGGTACAAGCAGTTTCTAACTGGAGCAAAGACACTGAAACAAAAGGGCAGCGAGACAGAAGTGCGGCAGCAACTACATTACTAA
- the LOC122089849 gene encoding beta-glucosidase 18-like isoform X1, with translation MEDVELMHSLGVNSYRFSISWSRVLPSGRFGEINPKGIEFYNKLINALIHKGIQPFVTLIHYDIPQELEDRYGSWLNSQIQEDFGYFADVCFRAFGDRVKYWVTLNEPNFMVLFGYLFGSYPPCHCSKMYGDCQFGDSKTEPYIAAHNIILSHATAVDIYRKKYQVEQGGMIGIVMNTYWYEPFRNLPADRLAVQKALSFFVGWFLDPIILGEYPPEMQRLLGLRLPKFSLEEKKKLENKLDFIGINHYTTLYAKDCMFSQCDYDTHQWLWDASVWLTGEKNGIPIGVPTAMPRFYVVPYGLEKVVSYLKERYNNTPMFITENGYPQGNNPSDSIEDFLNDSRRVEYISNYMDSLTVAMRHGADVRGYFIWSLLDNFEWNFGYTLRFGLYHVDFNTLKRTPKLSAEWYKQFLTGAKTLKQKGSETEVRQQLHY, from the exons ATG GAAGATGTGGAGCTAATGCATTCACTGGGAGTTAATTCCTACAGATTCTCCATTTCATGGTCAAGAGTCCTCCCAA GTGGTAGATTTGGAGAGATTAATCCCAAGGGAATCGAATTCTACAACAAGCTCATAAATGCCCTCATACACAAAG GGATACAACCATTTGTTACATTAATCCATTATGATATTCCTCAAGAACTTGAAGACCGATATGGATCATGGTTGAATTCCCAAATACA GGAAGACTTTGGATATTTTGCAGATGTGTGTTTCAGAGCTTTTGGAGATAGAGTGAAGTACTGGGTCACCTTAAATGAGCCAAATTTCATGGTGTTATTCGGTTACCTCTTCGGGAGTTACCCACCGTGTCATTGTTCCAAGATGTATGGTGATTGTCAATTTGGAGATTCTAAAACAGAACCATACATTGCAGCACACAATATAATATTATCACATGCAACTGCTGTTGACATCTATAGAAAAAAATATCAG GTTGAACAAGGAGGTATGATTGGGATTGTGATGAACACCTACTGGTATGAACCATTTAGAAATCTTCCAGCAGATCGGTTGGCAGTTCAGAAAgctctttcattttttgttggatG GTTCTTGGATCCCATAATCCTTGGTGAATACCCTCCTGAGATGCAGAGACTCTTGGGTTTGAGGTTACCAAAGTTttcattagaagaaaagaagaaacttgaGAACAAGCTTGATTTTATCGGAATCAATCATTATACAACTCTTTATGCTAAGGACTGCATGTTCTCTCAATGTGATTATGATACACATCAATGGTTATGGGATGCCTCTGTATGGCTCACAGGGGAAAAGAATGGGATCCCTATTGGTGTTCCG ACTGCAATGCCTCGCTTCTATGTCGTTCCTTATGGCCTCGAGAAGGTTGTCAGCTATTTGAAAGAAAGATACAACAACACCCCAATGTTCATCACAGaaaatg GATACCCACAAGGGAACAATCCCAGTGATTCTATTGAAGACTTCCTCAATGATTCAAGAAGAGTAGAATATATAAGCAACTACATGGATTCCTTGACAGTAGCTATGAG GCATGGAGCTGATGTAAGGGGTTATTTCATATGGTCGCTTCTCGATAATTTTGAATGGAATTTTGGGTATACTTTGCGGTTTGGGCTTTATCATGTGGACTTCAACACATTAAAGAGAACTCCTAAACTATCAGCAGAGTGGTACAAGCAGTTTCTAACTGGAGCAAAGACACTGAAACAAAAGGGCAGCGAGACAGAAGTGCGGCAGCAACTACATTACTAA